The proteins below come from a single Molothrus ater isolate BHLD 08-10-18 breed brown headed cowbird chromosome 3, BPBGC_Mater_1.1, whole genome shotgun sequence genomic window:
- the PEX3 gene encoding peroxisomal biogenesis factor 3: protein MLRSLWSFLKRHKKKCLVLGTFLGGVYLLGKYGQKKIREIQEREAAEYIAQARRQYHFESNQRTCNMTVLSMLPTLRDALMHQLNSESLTSLLKNRPANKLEIWEDLKIISFTRSIVAVYSTCMLVVLLRVQLNIIGGYIYLDNAALGKNATTPLAPPEVQQQYLSSIQHLLGDGLTELITIVKQAVHKVFGSISLKQTLSLLELEQKLKDIREVVEHKDSDQIASYSPLCHYLMPDEENPLASQACGLTERDIATIKLLNETRDMLESPDFSTVLSTCLNRGFSRLLDNMAEFFRPTEKDLSQNSSVNSLSSVSLPLAKIIPIINGQIHSVCSETPSHFVQDLLMMEQVKDFAANVYEAFSTPQQLEK from the exons ATGCTCCGGTCGCTCTGGAGTTTCCTTAAGCGGCACAAGAAGAAATGCCTGGTCCTTGGCACCTTCCTTGGCG GAGTCTATTTACTGGGAAAATATGGGcagaagaaaatcagagaaatccAAGAGCGAGAGGCGGCTGAGTACATTGCCCAGGCACGAAGGCAGTACCATTTTGAGAGTAATCAGAGGACATGCAATATGACAg TACTGTCAATGCTTCCAACACTGAGGGATGCCTTAATGCATCAGTTAAACTCTGAGAGTCTCACATCTCTTCTTAAAAATAG GCCAGCAAACAAGTTAGAAATCTGGGAGGATTTAAAGATAATAA GTTTCACCCGCAGCATTGTGGCTGTGTACAGCACCTGCATGCTGGTGGTTCTCCTGCGAGTGCAGCTGAACATCATCGGCGGTTACATCTACCTGGATAACGCCGCGCTCGGCAAGAACGCCACC acACCACTAGCACCCCCTGAAGTCCAGCAGCAATATTTATCAAGCATTCAGCACCTTTTAGGAGATG GACTGACTGAGTTAATAACTATTGTTAAACAAGCTGTGCATAAAGTTTTTGGAAG tatTTCCCTTAAGCAGACCCTGTCTCTTCTGGAACTGGAACAGAAACTTAAAGATATCAGGGAAGTAGTGGAACATAAAGATTCGGATCAGATTGCATCTTATTCTCCCTTATGTCATTATCTGATGCCAGATGAAGAAAATCCTTTGGCTAGCCAG GCCTGTGGACTCACAGAAAGAGACATTGCTACAATTAAATTACTGAATGAAACTAGAGATATGCTAGAAAG ccCAGACTTCAGTACAGTTTTGAGCACATGTTTAAATAGAGGATTCAGTCGGCTGCTGGACAATATGGCAGAATTTTTTAGACCTACTGAAAAGGACCTTTCTCAAAATAGCTCTGTAAAtag TCTTTCCAGTGTCAGTCTTCCTTTAGCCAAGATAATTCCAATAATAAATGGACAGATCCATTCAGTATGCAGTGAAACACCCAGTCACTTTGTTCAG GACCTGTTGATGATGGAACAAGTGAAAGATTTTGCTGCTAATGTTTATGAAGCTTTTAGTACCCCTCAGCAACTAGAGAAATGA
- the FUCA2 gene encoding plasma alpha-L-fucosidase: MSAEASASYFNFLKSLKSRGQSSPWSGGAARWSGSDGEEPLGDRRAGGGEKGPRGPPARLPLLSPSLPQPSPPQPGPAWPSSAANSGPAAAAAMSGPGGRAALALLLLLLLLLLGLPGLPQARPRYEPTWGSLDARPLPAWFDEAKFGVFIHWGVFSVPSFGSEWFWWYWQKEKREPYVKFMDANYPPGFSYEDFGPLFTAEFFDPNQWADILKASGAKYVVLTSKHHEGFTLWGSKYSWNWNAVDVGPKRDLVAELATSVRNRTDLHFGLYHSLFEWFNPLFLEDATNAFNTSKFPTSKSLPELYEIVTKYQPEIIWSDGDGNAPDTYWNSTSFLAWLYNDSPVRDTVVTNDRWGAGSICAHGGFYTCSDRYNPGRLLPHKWENCMTIDRGSWGYRRDARLRDYLPIEDLVKQLVETVSCGGNLLMNIGPTHDGRIAVVFEERLRQVGSWLEVNGEAIYGTKPWRAQNDTVTPGVWYTFTPKDGKVNAIFLNWPVSGILELGEPQAKPGETQVKLAGYRELLKWVALGEKGMVIALPQLTPQQMPCQWGWTLQLTDVD, translated from the exons ATGTCGGCCGAGGCATCAGCCAGTTACTTCAATTTCTTAAAATCCTTAAAATCcagggggcagagcagcccctggagtgGTGGAGCAGCCAGATGGAGCGGCTCCGATGGGGAAGAGCCCCTGGGTGACAGGCGGGCCGGGGGAGGAGAGAAGGGGCCGCGGGGCCCGCCTGCCCGTCTCCCgcttctttccccttctcttccccagcccagcccaccccagcccggcccggcctggccgAGCAGCGCCGCGAactccggccccgccgccgccgccgccatgtcGGGCCCGGGCGGGCGCGCCGCgctggcgctgctgctgctgctgctgctgctgctgctggggctgcccgggCTGCCGCAGGCCCGGCCCCGCTATGAGCCCACCTGGGGCTCGCTGGACGCCCGGCCGCTGCCCGCCTGGTTTGACGAGGCGAAGTTCGGCGTCTTCATCCACTGGGGCGTGTTCTCGGTACCCAGCTTCGGCAGCGAGTGGTTCTG GTGGTActggcagaaggaaaagagagagccCTATGTGAAATTTATGGATGCAAATTACCCACCTGGCTTCAGCTATGAAGATTTTGGTCCTCTGTTTACAGCAGAATTCTTTGATCCCAACCAGTGGGCAGATATTCTGAAGGCTTCAGGTGCAAAATATGTTGTCTTAACTTCAAAACATCATGAGG gcTTTACTTTGTGGGGGTCCAAATATTCTTGGAACTGGAATGCTGTTGATGTGGGACCAAAGCGAGATCTTGTTGCTGAACTAGCAACATCTGTTAGAAACAGGACTGACTTGCATTTTGGGTTGTACCATTCCCTGTTTGAATGGTTCAATCCTCTCTTCCTTGAGGATGCCACCAATGCTTTTAACACAAGCAAGTTTCCCACCAGCAAATCATTACCAGAACTCTATGAAATTGTGACCAAGTACCAGCCAGAAATAATTTGGTCTGATGGGGATGGAAATGCTCCAGATACTTACTGGAACAGCACCAGTTTCTTGGCTTGGCTGTATAATGACAG CCCGGTCCGGGACACAGTGGTGACCAATGACCGCTGGGGAGCGGGCAGCATCTGTGCCCATGGTGGCTTCTACACGTGCAGCGACCGCTACAACCCCGGGCGCCTCCTGCCCCACAAGTGGGAGAACTGCATGACCATCGACCGCGGCTCCTGGGGCTACCGCCGGGACGCGCGGCTCCGGGACTACCTCCCCATCGAGGACTTGGTCAAG CAACTTGTAGAAACAGTGTCTTGTGGAGGAAACCTCCTGATGAATATTGGGCCCACCCACGACGGTCGCATCGCTGTTGTGTTTGAGGAGCGCCTGAGGCAGGTGGGCTCTTGGCTGGAGGTCAATGGAGAGGCCATCTATGGAACAAAACCATGGAGAGCACAGAACGACACTGTCACACCTGGAGTCTG GTACACTTTCACCCCTAAAGACGGGAAAGTCAATGCTATCTTCCTTAACTGGCCAGTCTCTGGGATTCTGGAACTTGGTGAGCCACAGGCTAAGCCTGGAGAAACACAG GTGAAGCTGGCTGGATACAGGGAACTGCTGAAATGGGTTGCTCTGGGAGAAAAGGGAATGGTTATTGCTCTACCTCAACTGACTCCTCAGCAAATGCCATGTCAGTGGGGCTGGACCCTACAACTGACTGATGTAGACTGA